In a single window of the Euwallacea similis isolate ESF13 chromosome 37, ESF131.1, whole genome shotgun sequence genome:
- the LOC136418805 gene encoding uncharacterized protein, producing MSSIHLNVQVYQNFDTFEDSVEISVVIIGHCPNSCFETLITCTYGVKVLFYKTGNKKQPRGVMCGGQGQELQPKDVKLCVCVCVCVHPKCSEMIVPSPKVEAVCWWKYC from the exons atgtcgtccattcacttgaacgtacaagtttaccagaactttgatacttttgaagacagtGTCGAAATTTCTGTGGTGATAATTGGTCACTGCCCAAATTCGTGctttgagactttgattaCGTGTACTTACGGggtaaaagtgttattttataaaactgggaacaagaagcaacCCAGAGGTGTGATGTGCGGGGGCCAAG gacaagaactgcagccaaaggatgtgaaattgtgtgtgtgtgtctgtgTCTGTGTTCATCccaaatgcagtgaaatgattgtgCCATCTCCGAAAGTGGAAgctgtttgctggtggaagtattgctga
- the LOC136418796 gene encoding activating signal cointegrator 1 complex subunit 2-like, with amino-acid sequence MSNGTRLSKLKLGDIFDEPIYQYINVFKNPGKLPINQIHIERSWRELKKNVPLNFNVLNSSPEEVEQVYFEKKTEVIPALDKRWLPKVVFFNFEPLSLPHWEQANANFVVKNTLYIDSLNYLLKCDFHQFWCTVLFETSLTSAIQSLLLNPVLPFESKYLDGEYLEVYKSVFNKFLLVYDKLLDFNKSEIEFMSVAFGLSKLKESKLLTLPIVITLTLLYKDSNLSFINKVTELYFKDTTEVEFYIQEVDAMIDQQLVILEMIGGHVCGFDASATIIPISIEKRPPSFSLSWIYSVVSYLLHTLQTSSALFHVYKPGIEMALNKNFAYRLPFIYVNIYKELYDLIDEREESKTQQELFKIIIDKINAGRAEFVELFHTFISHCLDETLKYMGVPDKQELHVETYIKLLSTALEDDYFICDYNATYNIATQNEMFESCCNVDSTRTQFIVSCIEKLPRNKKLIELSKLKRQTVEAVFRNFTPALSEKPEVEESLPGSSRQDIAKGNSEVEGKIRNIMDMFPHLGDGFVLQCLQSYNYNPEDVINAILENNLSPHLTEIPFDSIRIPPEPELEKPVLAYRGKKPEYNDALILLDDKSEIKAIKNLVLEGVQYNYNNIYDDEYDDRDDDNVTIPITDNPVTEEMPVFNPNRQKGKVSEDDEESDVEEAEKGANSDRNKMNFCEDPAVLRERRANRYKAKQPVRMGGSSQGNASDVVGKPKGQNQDKSTLLNRQKKNVNKSSRANHNRKSGAQWKRSGGMIPS; translated from the exons ATGAGTAATGGGACTAGACtctcaaaattgaaattgggAGATATTTTTGATGAACCAATTTACCAGTACATCAATGTATTTAAG AATCCTGGCAAACTTCCTATAAACCAAATACACATTGAAAGATCATGGcgagaactaaaaaaaaatgttcctttaaaCTTT AACGTCCTAAATAGCTCCCCTGAGGAGGTGGAACAagtatattttgaaaagaagacTGAAGTCATTCCAGCATTGGATAAAAGATGGTTGCCcaaagttgtattttttaattttgagccTCTCTCTCTGCCCCATTGGGAGCAAGCAAATGCCAATTTTGTTGTGAAAAACACTCTTTATATTGATTCACTTAATTATTTGCTGAAATGTGATTTCCATCAGTTTTGGTGCacagttttatttgaaacttccTTAACTAGTGCTATTCAGAGTCTTCTTTTAAATCCTGTATTACCTTTTGAATCAAAATACTTAGATGGAGAATATTTAGAAGTATACAAGAgtgtgtttaataaatttttgttagtttATGATAAATTGTTGGATTTTAACAAAAGTGAG ATTGAATTTATGAGCGTAGCATTTGGACTTTCCAAACTAAAAGAAAGTAAATTGCTCACTTTGCCAATTGTAATAACTTTGACTCTTTTGTATAAAGATTCTAACTTATCTTTCATAAATAAAGTTACTGAGTTGTATTTTAAAGATACTACTGAAGTGGAGTTTTATATTCAAGAGGTGGATGCTATGATTGATCAGCAGCTGGTT aTTTTAGAAATGATTGGTGGTCATGTGTGTGGATTTGATGCCTCAGCAACAATAATTCCTATTTCCATAGAAAAGAGACCTCCAAGTTTCAGTCTCAGTTGGATATATTCTGTTGTCAGTTATCTCCTTCACACGCTTCAAACATCGAGCGCGTTATTCCACGTATATAAACCCGGCATTGAAATGGcacttaataaaaactttgcttATCG GTTGCCTTTTATCTATGTTAATATATACAAGGAACTTTATGACTTGATTGATGAACGGGAAGAAAGTAAAACTCAACAGGagctttttaaaatcatcATTGACAAAATAAATGCGGGAAGGGCGGAATTTGTGGAATTGTTTCATACATTCATCTCTCATTGTTTAGacgaaactttaaaatatat gggTGTTCCAGATAAGCAGGAACTCCATGTGGAAACCTACATTAAGTTGTTATCCACAGCTCTAGAagatgattattttatttgtgattATAATGCAACATACAATATTGCCACACaaaatgaaatgtttgaaAGTTGTTGTAATGT GGATTCTACACGTACACAATTCATTGTGTCTTGTATAGAAAAGCTCCCGCGCAATAAGAAATTAATAGAGCTCTCCAAGTTGAAACGGCAAACTGTCGAAGCAGTATTCAGGAACTTCACTCCTGCTTTGTCAGAAAAACCGGAAGTTGAGGAGTCCCTACCTGGTTCTTCCAGGCAAGACATAGCAAAAGGAAACAGTGAAGTGGAGGGAAAGATCAGGAATATTATGGATATGTTCCCACATTTAGGGGATG gcTTTGTGCTACAATGTCTACAATCGTACAATTATAACCCCGAAGATGTTATTAATGCGATATTGGAGAATAATCTTTCGCCACATCTAACAGAAATTCCATTTGACAGTATTAGAATACCTCCAGAACCTGAATTAGAAAAACCAGTATTAGCTTATCGAGGGAAGAAGCCTGAATATAATGATGCACTTATACTACTCGACGATAAATCGgaaataaaagcaataaagaATTTAGTATTGGAAGGAGT ACAATATAATTACAACAATATTTATGACGACGAGTACGACGATCGGGATGACGATAACGTTACAATACCGATTACTGACAATCCTGTAACTGAGGAAATGCCAGTTTTTAACCCTAACAGGCAGAAAGGCAAAGTATCAGAGGATGACGAAGAATCTGATGTTGAG GAGGCTGAAAAaggagcaaattcagacagaAACAAGATGAACTTCTGCGAAGATCCGGCTGTTTTGAGAGAGAGAAGAGCAAATAGATATAAGGCGAAGCAGCCTGTGCGCATGGGTGGTTCCAGTCAAGGGAACGCCTCAGATGTAGTGG GAAAACCAAAAGGTCAAAATCAAGATAAGTCCACTCTCCTCAACAGACAAAAGAAGAACGTCAATAAATCCAGTCGTGCCAATCATAATCGAAAAAGTGGGGCACAATGGAAGAGAAGCGGAGGTATGATTCCTTCCTGA